One window of the Eucalyptus grandis isolate ANBG69807.140 chromosome 6, ASM1654582v1, whole genome shotgun sequence genome contains the following:
- the LOC104448044 gene encoding TRAF-type zinc finger domain-containing protein 1 yields the protein MAVVADDTTRICSHCERSIPSSNIDLHYAHCSRNLEKCKVCGDMVPKRHAEEHFLNTHAPVSCSLCSEMMERDILAVHTGENCPQRIVTCEFCEFPLPAIDLAEHQEVCGSRTELCHLCNRYIRLRERYNHDRHCEGVPDHSAGPSSNIRPPQGEHPPRGRSNEFSPRRILFTIAITGIAVLLGSLFYQKKMENNQVH from the exons ATGGCAGTCGTAGCTGATGACACCACCAGGATATGCAGCCACTG CGAAAGATCTATCCCATCCTCGAACATCGATTTACACTATGCCCATTGCTCTCGGAATCTTGAAAAATGTAAAGTTTGTGGGGACATGGTCCCTAAGAGACACGCTGAGGAACATTTCTTGAACACCCATGCTCCG GTTTCTTGTTCGCTGTGCAGTGAGATGATGGAACGCGATATTTTAGCTGTTCATACAGGAGAAAACTGCCCACAAAGGATCGTCACTTGTGAATTCTGCGAGTTTCCGTTGCCCGCAATTGATTTGGCTGAGCATCAG GAAGTATGTGGAAGCAGAACAGAACTTTGTCATCTTTGCAACAGATACATTAGATTGCGAGAAAGATACAACCACGACCGTCACTGTGAGGGTGTTCCAGATCATAGTGCAGGACCTTCCAG TAACATCAGACCACCTCAAGGAGAGCATCCTCCACGAGGGCGATCCAATGAGTTCTCTCCAAGGCGCATCTTATTCACCATCGCAATCACGGGTATCGCTGTCCTATTGGGTTCGCTATTCTACCAGAAAAAGATGGAGAACAATCAGGTGCATTGA
- the LOC104448043 gene encoding probable rhamnogalacturonate lyase B — MGLCSSTRLKDQVSDPQRLQGVPGHNRESHAGQHIHGNFAGQEAMSTPGVHLHIRHNQVIMDNGIVQVTLSKPDGIVIGVRYNGVDNLLEICNQESNRGYWDLVWNAPGSKGIFDVIKGTCFNVIVENEEQVELSFVRTWDFSLEGKYVPLNIDKRFIMLRGSSGFYSYAIYDHLADWPPFEIGETRITFKLRKDKFHYMAIADDRQRKMPLPDDRLPGRCQTLAYPEAVLLVNPVDPELRGEVDDKYQYSCNNKDIQVHGWISSDPAIGFWQITPSDEFRSGGPLKQSLTSHVGPTTLAIFLSAHYAGKDLVPKFGPGEPWKKVFGPVFIYLNSASARDDPRFLWEDAKIQMMNEVERWPYNFPASEDFPKSHQRGNVRGRLLVQDRYVSNDYISAKRAYVGLAPPGDAGSWQRECKGYQFWTQADNDGYFSINNVRSGDYNLYAWVPGFIGDYRHDNIITISSGLDHDMGDLVYEPPREGATLWEIGIPDRSAAEFYVPDPDASYINRLYVHHPDRFRQYGLWSRYGELYPEKDLVYTIGVSDHTKDWFFAQVPRRKQDGSHEGTTWQIKFNLSYVERSKSHKLRIAIASATLAELQVRVNDPKARRPLFTSGLIGRDNSIARHGIQGLYWLFNVNVPGTLLNEGENTIFLTQPRCDSPFQGLMYDYLRLEGP, encoded by the exons ATGGGTCTGTGCAGTTCCACGAGGTTGAAGGATCAAGTCTCTGATCCTCAGAGGCTGCAAG GAGTTCCAGGACATAATCGAGAATCTCATGCTGGTCAACATATTCATGGAAATTTTGCAGGACAAGAAGCCATGTCAACTCCGGGAGTTCATCTGCACATCCGACATAATCAA GTGATCATGGACAATGGCATAGTGCAGGTCACATTATCGAAACCAGATGGAATAGTCATTGGAGTACGGTATAATGGTGTTGACAATTTACTGGAAATCTGTAACCAAGAATCTAACAGAGG GTACTGGGACCTGGTTTGGAATGCGCCGGGAAGCAAGGGAATATTTGATGT GATTAAAGGGACATGTTTCAATGTAATAGTGGAGAACGAGGAGCAGGTTGAACTTTCATTTGTGAGAACCTGGGATTTCTCTCTTGAGGGAAAGTATGTTCCCTTAAACATAGATAAAAG GTTCATAATGCTTCGTGGATCCTCAGGCTTTTACTCTTACGCCATTTACGACCATTTGGCAGATTGGCCTCCCTTTGAAATTGGCGAAACAAGGATCACTTTCAAGCTCAGAAAAGACAA ATTTCATTACATGGCCATAGCAGATGATAGGCAAAGGAAAATGCCACTACCTGATGACCGGTTACCGGGAAGATGCCAAACTCTTGCATATCCTGAAGCTGTCCTACTTGTTAATCCTGTGGATCCAGAGCTTAGAGGAGAG GTGGATGACAAATACCAGTACTCATGCAATAACAAGGATATCCAAGTCCATGGTTGGATTAGCAGTGATCCAGCTATCGGTTTCTGGCAAATTACTCCCAGCGATGAGTTCCGATCTGGTGGACCGCTTAAACAAAGCCTAACTTCCCACGTTGGCCCAACAACTCTTGCT ATTTTTCTCAGTGCCCATTATGCGGGAAAGGATCTGGTGCCAAAGTTTGGACCTGGTGAACCATGGAAAAAAGTTTTCGGTCCTGTTTTCATCTATCTTAATTCTGCATCAGCTAGAGATGATCCACGCTTTCTGTGGGAAGATGCTAAGATTCAG ATGATGAATGAAGTTGAAAGGTGGCCCTACAATTTCCCAGCTTCTGAAGATTTCCCCAAATCACACCAAAGGGGTAATGTCAGGGGCAGGCTGTTAGTCCAGGACAG GTATGTTAGCAATGACTACATTTCGGCAAAAAGAGCTTATGTTGGGTTGGCTCCACCAGGAGATGCTGGATCCTGGCAAAGAGAATGCAAG GGCTATCAATTTTGGACGCAAGCTGATAACGACGGGTACTTCTCCATCAATAACGTAAGAAGTGGTGACTATAACCTGTATGCATGGGTCCCCGGTTTCATTGGAGATTATCGGCACGACAATATCATCACTATTTCATCAG GCTTGGACCATGATATGGGTGATCTGGTATATGAGCCTCCTAGAGAGGGGGCCACTTTGTGGGAAATAGGTATTCCTGATCGCTCAGCTGCAGAATTTTATGTTCCTGATCCCGATGCATCATACATCAACAGACTTTATGTGCACCATCCTGATAG GTTTAGGCAGTATGGATTATGGAGCAGATATGGAGAATTGTATCCCGAGAAGGATTTGGTCTATACAATTGGTGTTAGTGACCATACTAAAGATTGGTTTTTTGCTCAAGTCCCCAG GAGGAAACAGGATGGTTCTCATGAAGGAACTACATGGCAGATCAAGTTCAATCTAAGCTACGTTGAGCGGAGCAAATCACACAAGCTGCGAATTGCAATTGCATCGGCTACGCTAGCAGAATTGCAG GTTCGAGTTAATGATCCGAAGGCAAGACGCCCTCTTTTTACGAGCGGACTTATAGGAAGGGACAACTCAATTGCCAGGCACGGGATTCAAGGGCTCTACTGGCTCTTCAATGTGAATGTACCTGGGACTCTGCTAAACGAGGGGGAAAATACCATATTCTTGACTCAACCTAGATGTGACAGCCCTTTCCAAGGGCTCATGTATGACTACTTGCGTCTCGAAGGACCCTAA
- the LOC104448042 gene encoding rhamnogalacturonate lyase: MCLEDEFKMTSSAVQLHIQDRHVVMDNGIVQVTLSKPEGIVTGIRYNGIDNLLEVLNDESNRGYWDLVWNAPGSSTGIFDVIKGTSFSVVVQSDDQVELSFTRTYDPSLEGKLVPLNIDKRFIMLRGSSGFYSYAIYEHLKDWPGFSLGETRIAFKLRKDKFHYMAMADNRQRNLPLPDDRTPPRGQPLAYPEAVLLVDPIEPELKGEVDDKYQYSCDNKDSKVHGWICSDPPVGFWLITPSNEFRTGGPVKQNLTSHVGPTTLAVFLSAHYTGDDLVPKFQAGEEWKKVFGPVFLYFNSVSDPVDPLFLWEGAKSQMMVEVESWPYSFLASEDFPPSDQRGNVRGRLLVSDRYVSDDYVSANGAYVGLAPPGDVGSWQRECKLYQFWTTADEDGYFSINNARPGDYNLYAWVPRCIGDYKYGVPISIMPGSNMDVGDLIYKPPRDGPTMWEIGIPDRSAAEFYVPDPNPNYINKLYVNHPDRFRQYGLWERYAELYPDGDLVYTVGTSDYSKDWFFAQVTRKKDDKTYLGTTWQIKFALANVDKNGVYKLRIALASATLSELQVRVNNPKSNPVFSTGLIGRDNSIARHGIHGLYWLYSVDIKGTLLSEGDNIVFLTQPRSSSPFQGIMYDYIRLESPPSSPSTSAAAASSSGH, encoded by the exons ATGTGTTTGGAAGACGAATTCAAGATGACATCCTCGGCAGTGCAATTGCATATTCAAGATCGCCAT GTGGTGATGGACAATGGCATCGTCCAGGTGACTCTGTCAAAGCCCGAGGGCATTGTGACTGGCATTCGATATAATGGCATTGACAATCTACTTGAAGTTCTCAACGATGAGTCCAACAGAGG ATATTGGGATCTTGTATGGAATGCACCAGGAAGTTCCACAGGGATATTTGACGT GATTAAAGGAACAAGTTTTAGTGTGGTAGTACAAAGTGACGACCAGGTGGAGCTCTCGTTCACAAGAACTTATGATCCCTCCCTTGAAGGCAAGCTGGTTCCCCTCAACATTGATAAAAG GTTTATAATGCTGCGTGGTAGCTCGGGCTTCTACTCTTACGCCATCTACGAGCACTTGAAGGACTGGCCAGGCTTCAGCCTTGGCGAAACGAGGATCGCTTTCAAGCTTAGGAAAGACAA GTTCCATTACATGGCAATGGCTGACAATAGGCAAAGGAACCTGCCCCTTCCGGACGACCGTACGCCACCACGAGGCCAACCTCTCGCTTACCCTGAAGCCGTCTTGCTCGTCGATCCGATCGAACCTGAGCTCAAAGGGGAG GTGGACGACAAATACCAATATTCATGCGACAACAAAGACAGCAAGGTGCACGGTTGGATCTGCAGCGATCCGCCGGTGGGATTCTGGCTAATTACTCCCAGCAATGAGTTCCGAACCGGCGGGCCCGTCAAGCAGAACCTCACCTCTCACGTCGGCCCCACCACCCTAGCG GTGTTTCTGAGCGCCCATTACACGGGAGATGATCTAGTGCCGAAGTTCCAGGCTGGAGAGGAGTGGAAGAAAGTGTTCGGCCCTGTGTTTCTCTACTTCAACTCTGTCTCTGATCCTGTTGATCCTCTTTTTCTCTGGGAGGGTGCTAAATCACAg ATGATGGTGGAAGTAGAGAGTTGGCCTTACAGTTTTTTGGCTTCAGAAGATTTTCCCCCCTCAGACCAACGAGGCAATGTCCGTGGCAGATTATTAGTCTCTGACCG GTACGTCAGTGACGACTATGTATCCGCAAACGGTGCCTACGTCGGGTTAGCTCCACCGGGCGATGTTGGGTCGTGGCAACGCGAATGCAAG CTCTACCAATTCTGGACTACAGCGGACGAGGACGGGTATTTCTCCATCAACAATGCACGGCCCGGTGACTACAATCTCTACGCATGGGTCCCTCGATGCATCGGCGATTACAAGTATGGCGTTCCAATCTCCATAATGCCAG GCAGCAACATGGATGTGGGCGATCTCATATACAAGCCCCCAAGAGACGGGCCAACGATGTGGGAAATCGGCATCCCTGACCGCTCTGCAGCGGAATTCTACGTGCCTGATCCCAACCCCAACTACATCAACAAGCTCTATGTCAACCATCCTGACAG GTTCAGGCAATATGGACTCTGGGAAAGATATGCCGAGTTGTATCCCGACGGAGATTTGGTTTACACTGTCGGCACTAGCGACTACTCCAAGGATTGGTTCTTTGCTCAGGTTACTAG gAAGAAGGATGATAAAACCTATCTGGGCACCACATGGCAGATCAAGTTCGCCCTTGCGAACGTGGACAAAAATGGCGTTTACAAGCTCCGGATAGCGCTCGCATCTGCCACACTCTCCGAGTTACAG GTCCGGGTAAATAACCCGAAGTCGAACCCGGTGTTCTCGACCGGATTGATCGGGAGGGACAACTCGATAGCGAGGCACGGGATCCACGGGCTCTACTGGCTGTACAGTGTGGACATCAAGGGGACTTTGCTTAGCGAAGGCGACAACATCGTCTTCCTCACGCAACCGCGGAGCAGCAGCCCGTTCCAGGGGATCATGTACGACTACATCCGTCTCGAATCTCCTCCGTCGTCACCTTCGActtcagcagcagcagcatcatcTTCGGGACATTAG